The Nocardia vinacea genome contains the following window.
CCAGAGTCCGGCTCCCGAGCGCATCACCGAGGGCCATTAGCGATCCAGGAACGGCGAACCTGTCATCCAGGGGCACACACCCGCCTGAACTTCAGCAGATTCAGCGGCTCTCGGCGAGTGCGGTCACCGAATCCGTGATCAGAGCGATGAGCCTCGCGCGGTTGGCGCGGGGTACTCGGGCACCCAGTTCCACCGCCAGGGCGGACCGGAAGTCCTCGCGGATCGTGGCGCCCTGTTCGGTCAGGACGGCCCGGGTGATGCGGCGATCATCGGGATCGGTCTCCCGAGCGACGAAACCGCGTCGCGCCAATCGATCCACCATGCCCGTCACATTCGTCTTGTCGCAGCCGAGCAATCCCGCCAGCTCACCGAAAGATGGTCGGCGGCCGGATAGCAGGCACAGCAGTTCGACCTGTTGCACGGTCAGTCCGAACCGGCGCGAAATGACACCGTACAGCACGCCCACCTCGCGATACAGCGCGGCGAAAGCGGCGGCCAGGTCCGGATCCTCCGAGGTCATGGCCAATAGTTTAGATGATCGACAGTTGACAACCTCGAACGAATTAGTCGATGCTGTCAACTATCGATATTGTCATCTATTGGAGGCAGGCATGCCGGTCGCGCTCGTCACCGGAAGCTCACGCGGGATCGGCCGCGCCATCGCCGAGCGGCTCGGGGCCGACGGCGCGGCCGTTGTCGTTAACTACCACTCGGACCGATCCGCGGCAGAACAGGTCGTGGCCACTATCGAAGCCAGCGGCGGGCAAGCGATCGCCGCGCAGGCGGACGTGGCGGATCCGGCGCAACTGACCGGACTGTTCGAAACCGCCGAGCAGCACTTCGGCGGGCTGGACATTCTGGTGAACAATGTCGGCACCGCCACCTTCAGCCCCATCGCCGAGGCGACCGACGACGAGTTCGACCTGATGTTCACCATCAATACGAAGGCCACGTTCCTCGCGTTGCGCACGGCCGCCAACCGACTGCGCGACGGCGGACGGATCGTCGTCGTATCCTCCGGCGTGACCGCAACCTCCCGACCGGGTTCCGGAATCTACGCCGCCACCAAGGCCGCCAGCGAAACGCTCGCCCGCGTACTGGCCAAGGAACTCGGGCCGCGTGGCATCACCGTCAACAACGTGTTGCCAGGCGCTGTCCGCACCGAGGCACTCGCCGCGGCGCGCAGTTCGGCACTCACCGAACAGATCATCAATCAGACCCCACTCGGCCGAATCGGCGAGCCCGACGATATCGCCGATATCGTCGCCTTCCTCGCCTCCCCCGACGCCCGCTGGATCACCGGCCAGTCCCTGCATGCCGGCGGCGGACTCTTCTGAGCGGCAATTTTGTCCGCCCCAGCGGTCAGGACGCGGCTGCGGTGGCGCGGGCCCGGTTGTCCCGGATCTCGTCGTGGTGGTCGGAGGCCCAGGCGATCAGGGACGTGACGATCTCGAGAAGGCTGCGACTGAGTGGCGTGAGGGCGTATTCCACGCGCGGCGGCACCTCGGCATAGGCGGTTCTGGTCACGAGTCCGTCCTGCTGCAGCTGACGCAATGTGAGGGTCAGCATCCGCTGGGATATGCCGGAAACGTCGTGCTGTAGGTCGGTATAGCGCCGGGGCCCGGCGTCCAGGACGGCGATCACCAGCATGCTCCACTTGTCCCCGACACGGTCCAGTACCTGCCGAATGAACTCCATCCGCTCGGCGGGGATGCCGGCGCACGGCCCGCGGCCCGCGGCAACGCTTGATCGGGCCGTGACCTCCATGGCGCACATTCCTCTCCGGCACAGACATCGATGTGCCTTTTGTACGGCCTCCAATACTGGCCCATTATGGCGTTACGCACAAACAGTAGGAATTGGAGTTGCGTCATGAGGATAGAGATCTGGGCGACCCCACCAACGCCTGACCACTCGCCCTCGCCTGGCCCATTCAAAGGAGTAGCCCTATGTCCAAAGTGATTGCCATCTTCGGAGCCGGTACCGGTCTCGGTGTGTCCGTCGCCCACCGCTTCGGGCGCGAAGGCTTCCGCGTCGCCCTCGTGGCGCGCCGCAAGGACCGCCTGGACGCGCTGGTCGAGCAGGTCGCCGGTAAAGGCATCGAGGCGGCCGCCTTCTCCGCCGATCTGTCCGAGCCCGCCGAGGTGCCCGCACTGGTCGCGGCCATACGCGCCCGCTTCGGCCGCATCGATGTAATCGAATACGGGCCGATCGGCGGTGAGCAGGGCTTCACCCCGGCCGCCCAGCTCGACGCGACCACCCTGCAAGGGCTGATCCCACTGCTGCTGCTCACCCCGGTGGAGGTGGTCCGCGCCGTGCTACCGGAATGGACCGAGCGCGGCGACGGCGCCTTCCTGCTGACCCACGGCTATTCGGCGGCGCAGCCGATGCCCCATCTCAGCGGTGTCGGCCCGGTGATGTCCGCCGCCCGCAACTACCTGTACTCCCTCAGCGGTGAGCTCGCCGACACCGGCGTCTACGCCGGCACCCTTTCCATCGGGGCGATGATCGCCCGCAGTGAGGCGGCCACCGCGGTGGTGGCCGATTCGGACTCGCTTGCGGCCTTCCCCGTTGTCGACCCGGACGACCTCGCCGAGCACTACTGGGACATGTACACCAAACGCGACCGCATCGAGCAGATCTATCCCGAATCCCTTGCCCCGCAAACCATCGCAGGGTAATCCGATGCAGTATCGACTCGGCCGGGAATCCCGAGGCGTAGGTTCCGGCGTAGCCGGGCGGCCTGAATCACGAAGTGCCCGTATCGGATTGCCGCGACGACCGGGCCCCGGGGCTTGCCTGCCGTTGCCCCGTCAGCTCGTTCCTTTGCGCCCCACGAGGTGAAAGACGCGGCTGAGTCGGCGGTACGGGTCTCGTCGACTGGCTTCGAGTTCGACCGCGGCCGTGGCCGCTACCTGCTTCGAATCGCTGGGGTCCAACTCGGCTCCACTGAACTCGAGCCAGTCGACGAACAGCCAGACCCCATACCAGCGCGGTAGCGCAGCCTTCGATCGTTTCAGCGACGGCATGTCGCGAGCCGCCGAGGACGCCCGAGGCCTTGACGCGCTGACGCTGATGGGGGCGCAGTACTACGAGTCGCTGGCGGACCGCACCGCCCTGTTGTTGCAGCTACAAGGGTTTGCCGCCTGCGGTGACAGCGAAGTTCGTGATCTTGTGCGGGCGCGGCTCTCGCACATGTGGGCCACGGTTGCCGATACGACGGGCCTCGACCCGGTGACGGCGAAATCGTTCCTCGCCTTCGGCATGCTGCTCAACAATGTGGCCGCCGTCGATGTCGACGAGGTCGATGAGCCGTGGGCCATGGGAGTGCGCAGTCGTATCCATGCGGGTCTTTTCGAGCACATCACCACTGACACCAACCGATGAAATCGGTGCTCGGCGAGGAATAAATCTCTTATTCCCGCTGTACTCGACCATCGAATTCCGGGTGCATGCCCCCTGCTTCACTCGAGTACGAGCGATGCCGAACCTGCGGGCGCACGCTGTTCGACCGCCTATTTCTCCACTCACGCGGACCGATCAATCGACGGTAATATCGGTGAGCAGCATTTCCGACGCAAACGTTTGCTCGCTGGACGACATCCTTCTAGGGGGCCACCTGGACACGGCACAGTCGATCGTCGTGATGGCCGCCTCGGCGAGCTCTCGAGGCGAGAGAATCCCTCCCGCGGCAACCAGTCATCTACGACGTCGGCGGGTGCCCGAAGAATCGGTTTCGCGCACCACCAGAAATATGGTGGCGACATCCGCGTGCTCCGCCAATTACTATCGGTTTCGGGGGTAATTGGTGAAAGTCATTCAGCGGTGAGCGAGATGCCGCCCGGAGAACCGGGGCACTCGGCCGCGGCAGCGGCCCTACAGCCTCGGCTCCCCCATCGGTGAACTCGGTGATCTGCTCCTCTGGACGGGATCGATGATCGGAATCACCTCGCCGCTCCCGGACATTCACGGATCTCGTCCAACACCGACTGCACCGCGGGTATCACCCCTCGCGCGTCTGCGACTTTGCTCGATCGGGGACGGCCGGCCTCACCAACCGACCGTCACTTATAGATTAAGCGCTTAACCATCCGATGTCCAGCGGCTGCATCGAAGCGGACGTCGTGCCGCGAGAACTTCCGGTAGACGATGCTTCGAGCGCGCGGTTCAGGTCGAGGCGCGCACGACGAGCCGGGCGATGTCCGTGGGCTCAGGAGCCGATGGCACCGGATACCCCAGTTCGGTGAGGACTGCCGCGATCGCGGCGGTGGCGACCGCGGTGGGATCGAACTCCACGGTGGTCAAGGGCGGTGAACTGAACGCTCCCATGGGGTTTGCGTCCACGCCGATGACAGCGAGGTCGTCGGGGCAGCGGAGTCCGGCTTCGTGGATGCCGAACAACACCAGGCCCGCGATCTCGTCGCTCTGCGCACAGACAGCGGTCACCCCGTCGCGCGCCCACCCGACCACCACAGCCGCGACATTGTCCGGAGTGACCTCGCCGACGCTGATGGACGGCAAATCGTGCAGGCGTGCCGCTTGCGCGACGCCCTCGAACCAATAGTCGCCCAGGGCACGCCATTTCGCGATTCCGGTATAGGCGAAGGCGATCTTGCGGTGCCCACGCGAGACCAGATGCCCGACCCGCAACGTGCCGACCGACAGCAGCGGGTCCCCGAGCGCGGGCAGCAGCCCGATCTCGATATGCGGCACCTTCGCCGCGCGCACCGCGTTGCGTACGGGACTGCTCAGCGGAAACATGCTGACGACCGCCGTC
Protein-coding sequences here:
- a CDS encoding MarR family transcriptional regulator, coding for MTSEDPDLAAAFAALYREVGVLYGVISRRFGLTVQQVELLCLLSGRRPSFGELAGLLGCDKTNVTGMVDRLARRGFVARETDPDDRRITRAVLTEQGATIREDFRSALAVELGARVPRANRARLIALITDSVTALAESR
- a CDS encoding SDR family oxidoreductase, with protein sequence MPVALVTGSSRGIGRAIAERLGADGAAVVVNYHSDRSAAEQVVATIEASGGQAIAAQADVADPAQLTGLFETAEQHFGGLDILVNNVGTATFSPIAEATDDEFDLMFTINTKATFLALRTAANRLRDGGRIVVVSSGVTATSRPGSGIYAATKAASETLARVLAKELGPRGITVNNVLPGAVRTEALAAARSSALTEQIINQTPLGRIGEPDDIADIVAFLASPDARWITGQSLHAGGGLF
- a CDS encoding helix-turn-helix domain-containing protein, whose protein sequence is MEFIRQVLDRVGDKWSMLVIAVLDAGPRRYTDLQHDVSGISQRMLTLTLRQLQQDGLVTRTAYAEVPPRVEYALTPLSRSLLEIVTSLIAWASDHHDEIRDNRARATAAAS
- a CDS encoding SDR family NAD(P)-dependent oxidoreductase, which encodes MSKVIAIFGAGTGLGVSVAHRFGREGFRVALVARRKDRLDALVEQVAGKGIEAAAFSADLSEPAEVPALVAAIRARFGRIDVIEYGPIGGEQGFTPAAQLDATTLQGLIPLLLLTPVEVVRAVLPEWTERGDGAFLLTHGYSAAQPMPHLSGVGPVMSAARNYLYSLSGELADTGVYAGTLSIGAMIARSEAATAVVADSDSLAAFPVVDPDDLAEHYWDMYTKRDRIEQIYPESLAPQTIAG
- a CDS encoding LacI family DNA-binding transcriptional regulator: MAAREGDASSVEDRTARPTNADVARLAKVSTATVSYVLNNAEGKRISARTREAVYAAAEQLGYRPNVAARNLARGKGGVVLYVVPRVAVGDMPIEAGNRMTTELARHGLLQVQIFQTEDDQQVVDAIGNLDPTAVVSMFPLSSPVRNAVRAAKVPHIEIGLLPALGDPLLSVGTLRVGHLVSRGHRKIAFAYTGIAKWRALGDYWFEGVAQAARLHDLPSISVGEVTPDNVAAVVVGWARDGVTAVCAQSDEIAGLVLFGIHEAGLRCPDDLAVIGVDANPMGAFSSPPLTTVEFDPTAVATAAIAAVLTELGYPVPSAPEPTDIARLVVRAST